From a region of the Tachypleus tridentatus isolate NWPU-2018 chromosome 1, ASM421037v1, whole genome shotgun sequence genome:
- the LOC143241168 gene encoding techylectin-5A-like has translation MTTFVFIWFVFCVGPSFGSDTVQKHCEETSITGIVASIDVLVSLAKENLNTREKHLINQETDHTCSLSSPGPTDCADILLNRHSASGSYRIWPRSWMTTGSFYVYCDMTTDGGGWTVIQRRGNHGNPKDYFFKPWTDYKVGFGDIKKEFWLGNDRIYALTNQGNYSIRFDLKDKEGNERFAIYREFWIENEDYLYRLHVSNYSGDAGDGFSGHNGFSFSTKDKDNDIYETSCAQTFKGGWWYSKCHSSNLNGLYLNGEHESYADGVEWGAWKGQKYSLPDVEMKIRPLY, from the exons ATGACTACATTCGTctttatatggtttgttttctgTGTTGGTCCAAGTTTTGGATCAGATACAGTTCAGAAACATTGTGAAGAGACGTCAATAACGGGAATAGTTGCGTCCATTGACGTCTTGGTTTCTCTTGCCAAAGAAAACCTAAACACCAGAG AAAAACATCTAATCAACCAAGAAACGGACCACACATGTTCCCTTTCTTCTCCTGGACCAACAGACTGTGCTGATATTCTACTTAATAGACATTCTGCTAGTGGATCGTACCGTATCTGGCCCAGGTCATGGATGACGACTGGAAGTTTCTATGTTTACTGTGACATGACTACTGATGGGGGAGGCTGGACG GTAATCCAAAGACGAGGAAACCATGGAAACCCAAAGGACTACTTTTTCAAACCTTGGACAGATTACAAAGTTGGATTTGGAGATATTAAGAAAGAGTTCTGGCTTG GAAACGATCGGATCTATGCTCTAACAAATCAAGGAAATTATTCAATCAGGTTTGATTTAAAGGATAAAGAAGGAAACGAAAGGTTTGCCATCTATCGTGAGTTTTGGATAGAAAACGAAGACTACTTATACAGATTACATGTCAGTAATTACTCTGGTGACGCAG GAGACGGGTTCAGTGGACACAATGGGTTCAGTTTTTCTACGAAGGACaaagataatgacatttatgagacAAGCTGTGCCCAAACCTTTAAAGGAGGTTGGTGGTATAGCAAGTGTCACAGTTCCAACCTCAATGGACTTTATCTGAATGGTGAACACGAGAGTTATGCTGATGGTGTGGAATGGGGTGCATGGAAAGGACAGAAATACTCACTTCCAGATGTGGAGATGAAGATACGACCCCTGTACTAA